TGCTCAAAGGTGATGATACCTTCGTTGATAAGCCTATCAAAAAGGTCATTAGCAGAGCTTGCTGGGACCGTATTGACTTTAGGAGTTGCCGGTAAAGACGAAGGGATGTTGGATCTGAGAGTTGGAGTGGAATTAGGGCTCGAGTTTgcagaagttgaagaccTATTCAATTCCTGATGTTTAATGGTGTTTAGCTGTGCTTCGACGgccttcaactcattggGCTGCATTTTCTGATTTTGCAAtaaaaacttcaactggttcaatGCATTAAATCTCTCATTGAGTTTAGTGTCATTAGAATTGTTGTTTAGCTTATTGTGGAAAATAGGTAACAACTCATCAATATCTCGTATTAACCTAGAGTTACTTAGTTCATTTCCGTTGTTAACTGGGCCCGCTTTTTTGAGGAAAGCTCCgatcttttcaagttctcccGGTGGGAATAACGGTATATTTGTTCCCTTAGCTTTAGTCAAACGCCATGTCTCGAATaaattttgcaattttttTCGGACATTATCATCGACAAGTAGGTAAACGTGACTGAAAAGCTTGAATATATCATCTCCTATCAAGATATTGTACGGGTTGCCAACATTTTTGCAGATAGAATCAAGTAAATATAACGCAAAGAGTTTCTGTTCAGGTAAGCACTTGTAGATTCTAGCGGTGATCACATCTAGAATTCCATCCCCTTCATCAGTATTTTCAGCAGCTATTGTTGTGAGTGTATCTATTATAGGCCGAGAGTTGAATGtcaactctttcaaacTTTGGGCGTATTCTTGAACGATCTCTGACATTTAAAACGATGAAGTATTCAAGAGATGGTTTTGTCGCGAATATCTTCATATAAGAACTCACATATGCATATAGGCTGCAAGGTTTGAGTAAATACTGGGACAAAATTTGTAAAGCAAATAAGCCTAGAGCTGATTTAGAAATAGGTGACAAGCATCAAAAGTGGCCTTTAACACTCTGAGCAGATTGTTCCCATCTTTGGTAGAGTGTATTTGCCTATTCAACATTAAACCCAGTAACCAAAATaagatgttgaacaattctGCAATGCTTTGTATTGTACAAGATCTCCCGTGAAAGACATTACACACAACCATCTCATACACCGAAATATACCCATTGAGTCTTATTGATCTTTaaccacaagaagaataagaAGAATAAGAAGAATAAGAAGTCAATTCTACGCTAAAtgataacttgaacatttACTTTCCCTCCTTTCTTTATTGTAGATTTACAAGGATAAGAATTAATAGCCTCCGGCGACGTTTTGAACATCAAATCATCTAATTTAAACTTTGGTTACTCTTATCACTTGTATGACCATCTGCGAATGGTAATAAATCATGTGGGTAAGCGCGGTGAGAAAAACTAGGATgtgaaaaaattttcttcctctATCCACAAATATGTCACCAGCAGCTGATAGTAGCGGAAGCAAAAGAGATAGTGCACTTGCTAGAGTTTTAGGATCAGCCTCGGCTGGAATCTGTGAAAttggtgtttttcatcCGGTCGATACCATTTCTAAAAGATTAATGTCCAACCAGGGGAAAATTTCATCAGCTGCCCAATTGAACTCAGTGATTTTCAGAGAACATGCCGATAAAGCTTTATCTAATAGAATTTTTACGTTGTTCCCAGGATTGGGATACGCTGCTGCCTATAAAATTTTGCAAAGAGTTTACAAGTACGGAGGTCAACCGTTTGCCAATGAATTTTTATCTTCCAACTTTAGAGATTCTTACGAGCTGGTatttggaaagaaaaaTGGAAAGGCTTTGTTATCTGCTACTGCTGGTTCTCttattggaattggagaagttgtATTGTTACCATTGGATGTGTTAAAGATCAAACGTCAAACAAACCCCGAATCTTTTAAAGGTAGAGGTTTCTTAAAGATCCTTCTGGATGAAGGCTTTGGTTTATACAGAGGATGGGGTTGGACTGCTGCTAGAAACTGTCCTGGATCATTTGCATTATTTGGAGGTAATTCATTTGCCAAAGAATACATTTTTGGTTTAAGTGATCACTCCAGAGCCACTTGGTTCCAGAACTTTGTGACCTCTATTTTTGGTGCTTCAGCTTCATTAATTGTTTCAGCTCCATTAGATGTTATCAAGACCAGAattcaaaacaaaaacttcGACAACCCCGAATCTGGTTTCActattttgaagaacatggCCAAAAATGAAGGCCTAAGCTCATTCTTCAAAGGATTAACACCAAAATTGTTGACCACTGGTCCGAAATTGGTATTTTCTTTTGCGTTGGCACAATCATTAATTCCAGCgtttgacaagttgatcaatcAAACCTAGAATTTACTTCTTTCTGTATATAGTAGACCTTTAATTTTCTAGTCAAATAATCTTTTTCCCGCACCTGAGTAGTTAGTCATCTTTGTGCGAAGATCCCGACCCACATGCTCATTTAAAGTAACTCACGGATATTTCACTAGAATATACTGCTGTAATGAAGTTACTATATTTCATATACGTGTTGAAGGTTAATCTATTTTCAGTGATTGTGGAAAACACCCGATCTCAAAGTTTGAACTTACAATATATTCAAAGCTCTATGTTTGATGCTACATCCTGCCAACCCACTGATGAGGAAATAGACATATCGTTTGTCAATAATGACACAGGTCTTACAGATGAACCATTTCCAGAGGATGTTGACTACATAGAGATCAACATATGAAAGTAGTACATCGATGCTTATGAGCACAAAGGTTGGTTAGGCATTTTGAATATGGAGTATGTTAATATGGGATTATATAGACATTATGTATAAAATAGACATTATTGGGATTTAAAGCTTCTTATTTAATGTAACGCAGGTCGACTAGCATCTTCTTTATCACAGAGATGTATTACTGTATCTGTTGCACGCCAAAGCTGTCAAAGTACTCCAATTTTTTTAGGCTCGCAACCTCTCGAACCCATCTGCTTCTCCCTATAATCACATCCAATTCCTCTACTGTTGTCTTGTTTTCAAGTAGGCATAATCTAGTTACCAGTTCCACTTGCCTCTGTTTTCTAGAAAGCTTTTCGACTGCTCGTTCCCTTAAGCCCCCCGAAGTTCCAGCTAACGTCAGGGCATTTTTGAGGAATACTTTagagttttgaagaagtatgCTTTGATTCTTGATAGCCTGTTCATCGTTTAGTTGACATCGTTGTATGTCAATATCACTCCTGGCTATAAGAACATTACTCAATTGGGAAACAAGAGTTCCTAGATTGTCTCCACCGGATTTTTGAAGAGCTTGCTTCTGTCCATTCATGAGCTCCTGGGCTTTCTTGAGATTATTGGTCATGATAGTTAGAGCCTGCCAGAAGGTTTTGATCATCTCTTGATGATTGCTTTCGTTGCATGTTTTCAAACTGATATCATTTCTATCCAAGAACCCCTGCAAACTATCAGATACAGCCAAATACTTCTCAGGGATATCAGCTATAGTTGAAAGGCTTGATTCCCACCACGATATGATCTCTGAAAGGTCATTGAGAATCAATGAATGATTATATGCTTTAGAAATTTTGTACTCATTAATTTGTTGGTCAGAAATGGACGACAAAAACTCCAGTTGTAAGTTCTTAGTTCCACTGAAGCTACCAATTAAATTATCTGCTATATGGTCACAAGTACTGAGAAAAGGCTCCACCAATTCTCGGAATATAGGGATATCTTGAGTTGGATTCTCCGTATTTTCGAGTATTGCATGGGATAATTTGTAGCACAAAGTGATGGTTTCAAACACATGAGGGGGCTGTAAAGTGTCTTCGCCAACAGCATTCTGACTATCAATGGTGCTATCATGTGAAAACTCCGATGGATCTTGTAAGTTCAGGGTTTGGCCCATACTGTCAAGTTCTTCGACAAACAGCTGAAGTTGTGTAACTTGTCGATCTAaaaggttttggaaaaggCCCTTTGCTTTAGTTCCTAGTTCCATCACCTCAATTAATTGTATATCTCCATGATTCTTAATATCTTCCAATACTTGTGTGTATGCTACTCCGGTATTGTAAAGCAAATCCATCAGCGGCTGAGTTCTAAGATCCTTTGATAGTTGGAGAGCTCTTTCATGGCTCTCAACAACGGTAGGTAACTTTTGGACAACTGACTGAGCACTAAGCAACACATCATCCACATTTATCAATTCATTAATGTGGACCCCATCGGTTTGAAAGTATTGATTATATACATGCAATAAAAGTCTTGAGATGTTATAGTGGATATCAAGATCTGAGATTGAGGCACTACTGTTAGCACTTTTCGACAATGCCAGCATGTAGGCATCATATGCCCTTTGATAGAACCTAAGAGCCTTTGAAAAGTCTGAGCTTATCCAACGATCAccagattcttcttcagtggCACCTAGGTCCAAATAGTCATCACTGGTCTCAGGCATGGGATGAGATGCCTCACTTTTAACTAGAGACTCCTGGAATCGTTTACCTTTGAATCCTTTTGCTGCATTTAGGTTAGTTCAAACAAAGCGCAAATCGTGAAAACAGTACTTACTTTTCATTTGGGAAATAGTGAACGGTGCAGTATCTACAAGGTCTTTATTGAAATGGGAAAATAAATGCGATTGAATGTAATCGCGTCTCATTGTAGATGAGTGCAGTATACTTCGATACCTTGAATGAATTGCTGCTTGAAATTCCACCTGATGGACTAGGGAAGAATGTTACTGTAGAGGTACCCGTTTATCTCCTTGGGTTGGTCGATGGACCTAAGAAGAGTGGACTTCTACTCGTGACAGACTTCCTTTCAGGTAAACCTTTTGTGAGCAAACAAAATGCTATTTCATTTGACATGCTCAGATCGGGAGGACCTTTGCCGGATGACTTCATATTCAGTATTCCGTGTACGCGGACATGCTACTCCCTGTTGTTAAAGCGATTTAAATCAGACCAGATTCTCTTTTCCAAGGCCCAGTTTCTGGCGGTTTCATTTGATCTTACCTACTCGCCGGAGGGTAAATGCATTGGTAAAGAGATGGCTAGTGCCAACAATGTGGCAGATGTAGCTACATTCAAGAACCTTGCGGCTGCCAAAGCTTTGTTTGAACGATTCACCAAACTCGTGAATGATGATATTCAGCTGCGAGTAGCAGCGAGAGTAAAAGCtcttttgaaaaacaaCGATGCCAAGCGACGtcgagttgatgaaggCATATTCAGCTCGTGGAGACAGAGCAGAGTGACACATGGAGCAGATCTTGCATTCCATCAAAACCCAGTGGATGTAGAAACGCAGCAatttgatgactttgttGCCCCTAGAATTAGTGACGAGACAATGATGAGCCAGCCAGAGCGTCAAGTGCCCAACACATCTCTCCTAACAGATACTACTGTCAATACAAATGGAAAGTCAGTTGGAACAGAGCTTGTTTGTACGTCgaattcttccaattcaaacGGCACGCTCATTTcacaaaatcaacccaCTCGTCCTGTTGCAGTAATTGCTGAATCGTCCCTTAGGTTTTCATCTCAAGGActgccttcttcttgttcccTTCTATCTGACAAATTTGATAATTTTCTTGTGAATCGAATTTCTATCAACAGCCTTTTCAAGCTTCCAGAATCTGCCAGTGAAACTAACAAGGGTCATGtatttgaaatcaaaggATTCTTCCGACTGCCATTGCCGCTTGATCACTTTGTGGTTAAACCATATGGTCGGACTCTCAAGTTTTCTGGGTTTAGACTCTTTTTATTCGAGGATTTGGGTTCTTCAAATTTAGATTACCTTGAATTGGAGTTCccaagtgttgaagaaacctGTAGGTTTCTTGGGCTTTTAGAGGAAGAGGACTGGTTCTTGAAGCATGCCAGTGTCATTCGTGATTTGCAGAGAATTTTAGATAGAAGCGGTCCTATAGCAGCCAGTGTCACGAGGCGAAGTACTAAGTTAGCTGGTGGTAACACTGAGAGAAGCTACTGGACTTGTTGTGGAACTTTGCAGAGCTTGCTGCAAGGCTTTTAAGGAATTGTAACAAAGTACTGACAACTAATCCCTCTCATGCATACGGAAATAGTGTTTTACGCCTACCATAATATAAAAAGATGCTATATTTTTCTTATCGCCAAGATTAAGTTTAACTATTTGCAATGAGAACAATAAGCCTTAGTAGCCACAAGACAGATTCCCATCGAAGGATAAATTAACCGCAGCAGGCGAGGCTGATAAGATCATTCTTTGCACTATAAATATCTGGGTGTGCGTCGCTCCACGTCTAAAACGTAGACTCCAGCCAGCGCGATGGCACGCTAATTTTAGAAGTGCACGCGGCGCGGCGTACTGCCCCTTTTTAGCGCATTCACACTGTAAACATCCATACTATAAAGAATAAAGACTCAGGAGTTTTTTGATCTTTTCTTAATTTTAAATCGATTCTAAATGTTTATTCCTTCCATTGATATCTGCCCTGCTAAATTACTCTCCCGTGACATATCTGGAGATGTGACTTCAACTGCTAAAAGCTTCAAGTCCTGGGATACTTGTATGGACAATACTGCTTGCAAAGTCATTGCTATCGTGGGCATTGTGTTAGCGAGTCTTGTGGTGATGTGGGCCATTTCTACCGTCATTAGATGCGTATGTTTGGGCTTCTCATGTCTTGAGGCCTTATtttgctgttgttgcagGTCAACTTCTAGAGGGTATCAAGACAAACAGATTCAACCGTACGAAAATCCGAACATGTATGTCCGGACAGCTCCCCCCAtgtatcaacaacaacaacaataccCAGTTTCTCAACATGCATACGTTCCCCAGCGGAGTATGGAACTTGGATCGGCCCATAATGGATACGAGCCAGCGGGGTACCAGGTGGTTGATTCACATTCAAGAACCGATCCATTCCAAGATCATAAGACATCTTATAGAGGAAACAACTTTTAGGTTTCTCCTCACATTTTAACGCACTGAAACCCTAACGGCCTATATCTTTTGTACACTAGTCCTTTTTATAATATACATTTTTAGTATTTGCGATTTTTGTAAAATTTACTGGAACTGCTGCAAAAATACCCCAGATATCTTGCATTAAAACAATCAAGTTGTATGAGTGCACGCAACGCTTCCAAAGCTATATACAAAGGTCACCACCTTGACTTAGGTTGTTTTTCACGTCCTCATAATAAGCCATTAACATTAATACTTTGTTTAGATGGTACACAAAACGAGTTCGGTCCTTTGCCATTTTCAAACTGCTTGAAAATCTTTAGCATGCTAGATAAGGATAATCCAAGTCAAATATGCTATTATCAACCTGGTGTTGGGGCTCAGTTTGATTTGTATGATGGTGTATATGGCCCTCTGAAAGTGTTTACTTCAGTGATTAATTATTTGAGGCGCCAGATTGATGCCATTTGGGCGGTTAGCTTTTCAGCCCATGTTAAAGCGGCTTACGTTTTCCTTATGCGGTTCTACAGAGAGGGGGACACTATTTGTTTAATTGGTTTCAGGTAATTAAATACTCAAAAATATGGGGTCTTGCTTAGTGATATTAACAAATTATTAAAGCAGAGGtagttttgcagccagGATTTTAGTGGGAATGTTGGAAAGTGTTGGGCTTCTCAACAGGGGCCACGAAGAAATGGTTCTGAGAGCATGGCTGATTTATTCGAGTTGGGAAAATGCTGGTCAGCCATCCCACCTAGAGAACGGTTCGTTGATAGCTGAGTTTAAAAGGACTTTTTGTCGATCCACTATTCGAGTACATTTCATGGGATTGTTTGATTGTGTAAACTCAGTAGGGCTTATAAACGACAGAATGTTTCCTTATTCTAGCATGAGTGCTATTGTGGACCATGTGAGACATGCCATAAGTTTGGACGAACGTCGGGGAAAGTTCAAACAAGTTATGTTTAAGCTGTATAGCTATTTACCCCATCTTACCGACGTGGAACAGGGAGAGTACAGCTGTGAAGGGAGTTCAGAAACTAATAGTCTTTTACCCAAGGAAGGAAGGTACTTGAGTTTTATGAGAAGTTTGTTTGCCAGGTTCTTCGgagattcttcaatgaagaaTCCCAAAAATGACCACCAAAGCCAAGATACAAAAGAGGTGGTATTTCCAGGAAATCATGGCGATGTAGGTGGAGGTTGGTTAGATCCAGACACAGACCATATGCTTTCAAATATCCCATTAAGGTGGATGCTATCTTATGCTATAAAGTACGGAATTTCATTCAAGCCTGAAgcaattgaagagtttaATACTTCATTTTCAGctacttcaagtcttttaGCCCATGATCATGACATGTTAAAGCTTCACACTTCTGTTACACCTAGATACATCCGTGAGCTCCCTGATCGTCCAATTCAAGGTAATAATGGGTTTGGAACGTCAAGTGCTTTTCAGATGATTATGTGGTGGGCTGTTGAGCTTTTTCCAATCGGTATtaagattgaagatgaatgGGGACAATGGAGAAACTGGTATGTTCCTAATTTAGGAAGACCTAGGAAGTTTCCCTCTGACATTCATTTACACTGGAGCGTGTTCTACAGAATGCatttttttgaagattatCTGCCAAAAAATTTACCCCCAGATTTGAAGACGAAGTTCCTCGAGCTGATCAAGCCATTCGAAGGTAACATTGAGTCACAACAGTTACAGGAGCTCCTCTCAGACTTCAATGTAGAAAAGATTAAAGGTACTTGGGAAAACAAAATCTGGCATCAGATACCTGATGAGCTTTGCCagactttgaacaataacCAGCTTTAATGCATTATATATTTTAACTATTTGAAGGTAAAATTGTTTTTCAGAATAACTGTTAACTTGATTCGATAATTTTCAAGCAGTATATAAATAAGGAATTATTCTATCGATGCTTTAGGAACTTGTTTGCTTCATCATGGGACATTGGAACATACTTTGGTTTAACCAACAAGTAAGGTCTCTTCGTCAGTGAAGTCGTATTCTGGaatttccaagttcaatggaGCAGGTCCCTTTCTGATTCTACCGGATATATCATAATGAGAACCGTGACATGGACAGaaccaaccaccaaaatcaccaGATTCACCAATAGGCACACAACCCAAGTGAGTACAAATACCCAACATAATCAACCACTCAGGCTTCTTGACACGGTCAGCATCAGCTTGAGGGTCTCTCAATCCGTTGATTTCCACAGCATTAGCCTCATCAATTTCACTGGCAGTTCTGTGTCTGATGAAGACTGGCTTACCTTGCCATTTGACAATAACATTCTTACCCTCTGGAATAGCTCCCAACTtcacttcaactttggcCATAGCCAACACATCAGCAGAAGCAGCCATAGATGACAAAAAAGTCTCCACGGTGGATTTAGCTCCAGCAGCGGATAATAAACCCATTGAACCAACCATGAAGTAGGCAAAGTTTCTGTTAGTGCTCTCACTTCTGTTGTGTAAATAACTGGAGAAATCCGGTTGGTCATACGAAGACAACGTCTTGGTAGTCGAAGATAAGGATCTTACCGAGTTCTTGACTGTCAAACCAGCTCTAAATGTTCTAGACAACATCATGTGTTTGTTTAATAggtgattgaaaacttgcGATTTATATATATTTTGAGTGGAAAAATTGAGAAAATTGTTTTTTCATACCCTCTCATTGGTCCTTTTTTCATAATGATACGTAGTGCATGAACCCATTTATTCAAAGCTTCTCACTTCttttttggctgcaataTACCAACGCCTACGTTACACTCAGAAATCAAAATACATCTATTCTCCCAAAAATAACCAAAAATAACCTATTTTATACCAAATCCACTAGAGCCTTGAATTGCCATACTCAACTTTTCGTACAACTTTTCCTTGGTTGCATACCGATGAATTTCTAATTCATTGAAACAGGTGTGAGCAGTAGGGAGCCTCTCGGATTCAGAACCAGCCTTCTTTATAGTTAAGTTAAGATTTTGGATACCAGTGGCAGGTATTCTATCACTTCCTGTAACGAAAGAAAGAAATTTCTTTTGTTCTTTGTAGCTTAGTTCATTTAGATACTCCCAAAGCCAATTAATAAGTTGACTGTTCTGTGCTTCTTCGCTATCCTTCCATCCAAGGTATTTCGTGACAGATCTCAAAATTTCGAGATCCAACTTCCCTTCTTCGTTACCACATAAAAGCAACTGAATTTCTTCAGGTGAAAACAAGGAAAGACCATTTCCACTGGTGACTGAGCAGAACCCTTTCAAAAGAGAGTCCGTTTGCTCCGCAACTCCGTCGGTTAAGCGGAACTTAGCATACTTCTCAATATACAAGTCTCtattctttgaagtcaCTTGTATGTTCTTGCCATCCGGAACAAGTTCCCTATTGACGACGTTATGAAATAAGTCAAAGATGGAAATCTCGAAACTTAGATCAAGCATATTGAGCTCCTCATCGCTTAAGctcttgatcttgaaaaggTTTCTTGACAAATCCGGATGTAATTGCTCAAAATCACTGAACCCCAAGGGAATTTTCAATAGCATCTTATAGAATGCAATTGGGAAGTTTAATTCCAAGATAGTAGAATTGTAAACCGCCAATCCCAAAACTGCTCCGAAGAGGTAATAGTTATCAACATTGTTTATGGGTACCAAATTGAACCAATGATAATTAGACTCTTCTACATTAACCAACATACCCGTTTCTGGACTTAGCATAGCTTTAGTTAGCAACAAGAACCATTCTTTTCTTAAGCCTCCAGCATCAATACctgcttctccaacaaacTGGACTTTCAAactctttttcaagttctgttGGTTAGCAAGAATACAATTCAATGAATCTTGGACGAAGTGTGATCGTCTAACACGCACCCTGAAGTAAACATCCAAGGGTACTCTTCTATCCAATGAGTTTATAAATGCCTCCTCTGCTTTCCTTTCCATAATCCTTTTGGCTTCATACTCTAAAATGGATATTTTGTTTCCTAATGTTATCAAAAACGGGTATttgctgaagaaaaaggtggcagaagaagcaaaagaaTTTTGGTTTCCATTGATATAATCAATAACTACCAGAAGCTCTGGATTGTCACCAGGTTTTTGgtctttgaatttcttATTGCTAATCCACGAGTCAAAGTCCATTTTGAGATTCACATAATCTACCAATGAATTGTAAAATATTGAGACATGCAAACTATCCGCTCTTATATTATAAGCTTCAAGAAAAGACTGTAACACAATAGATGCAGTCTTCAAATGCCAGTCATTACCATATTGATAAATCCTTATTTTTGTAGTCAGATCCTTGGACTTTTTAGATTTGGTCCTGCCAAAATTTAAGGGACCCGTTGGTAAAGGCAGCGAGCCTGAATTcatttgttcaatttgttctttgaaagacgagttttgaaagtattcttcatcaacattgTTTCCCGGGCTGGGTATCAGTAATTTTCTCCTATGTTCTGGATTATTTGCGATGTAGAAGTATTTTTTCATGTGGAAAGTGATGTACACATTTATTAGATCCACTTTAGAAACAAAGTCACTGGATGAGTATCTGGAAAACCAACTAGTGATATAGTTCTTGACCCTCACAGATTTGATATTAGACAATATGCCCAACACACGTTTGATCACATCATAACACAAAGCTTTGATTTCCGGGGAGTCTATCATTCTTGTACAGGGAGGATTTGATTTAGATTCGTAATGAGTCAAAGCGTGGGACAAAAGAGGAATCTGAAACATTATCAATAAGAAACAATAATTCCTAGCATCCTCTCCAAAACTAACTGGTATTCGTCTCAATAGTGTTGAACATCCTTGCAAAGCATTATACAAAGGTCTTTTTGTGGGAAGTTTCGTCAAAAGGTCGAACACTTTTTGAATATCTTCGTAGTTAATATTGGAAGTCGAGTAGTGAATCTTGGAGCTGGATTTTTTAACCTTGAATGAATTGTTCACACACCCATAATTTTGGAACGCCGTGTAAAGGTAGTTTGAAAGAGGTTCAAATATCTCATGAAGTGTCTTGTGCTGGTTATCATGAGCATCCGCTAAACATTTTTCTGCCACTCTTTTCACATATCGAAAGGAGATGGTATGGGGTACATGGGA
The window above is part of the Yamadazyma tenuis chromosome 4, complete sequence genome. Proteins encoded here:
- a CDS encoding uncharacterized protein (COG:A; EggNog:ENOG503NXC6), with protein sequence MSEIVQEYAQSLKELTFNSRPIIDTLTTIAAENTDEGDGILDVITARIYKCLPEQKLFALYLLDSICKNVGNPYNILIGDDIFKLFSHVYLLVDDNVRKKLQNLFETWRLTKAKGTNIPLFPPGELEKIGAFLKKAGPVNNGNELSNSRLIRDIDELLPIFHNKLNNNSNDTKLNERFNALNQLKFLLQNQKMQPNELKAVEAQLNTIKHQELNRSSTSANSSPNSTPTLRSNIPSSLPATPKVNTVPASSANDLFDRLINEGIITFEQDFNSPRVYEINYPKGNPNDHSDVFSSILGYQMIRSEYEQLKYNELNKLKVTSQSVQGFISSPNVSIQCKNLLYESKGLKCSICGKRFNTDDVGKNRKRLHLDWHFRISQKFKSSSNVQSRSWYLDDVDWAKFKDENLLEFQVNIANSTQSSSQFKPQESKEIPYVIIPSTETNMNNKCLICREQVKGSFNEELGEWCWYNCILQPGEPKGSRKIVHANCYNETRKRGALEDAHSGLKRERI
- the YHM1 gene encoding high copy suppressor of abf2 (COG:C; BUSCO:EOG09263JTO; EggNog:ENOG503NUAX) codes for the protein MSPAADSSGSKRDSALARVLGSASAGICEIGVFHPVDTISKRLMSNQGKISSAAQLNSVIFREHADKALSNRIFTLFPGLGYAAAYKILQRVYKYGGQPFANEFLSSNFRDSYESVFGKKNGKALLSATAGSLIGIGEVVLLPLDVLKIKRQTNPESFKGRGFLKILSDEGFGLYRGWGWTAARNCPGSFALFGGNSFAKEYIFGLSDHSRATWFQNFVTSIFGASASLIVSAPLDVIKTRIQNKNFDNPESGFTILKNMAKNEGLSSFFKGLTPKLLTTGPKLVFSFALAQSLIPAFDKLINQT
- a CDS encoding uncharacterized protein (EggNog:ENOG503P47J; COG:S), producing the protein MPETSDDYLDLGATEEESGDRWISSDFSKALRFYQRAYDAYMSALSKSANSSASISDLDIHYNISRLLLHVYNQYFQTDGVHINELINVDDVLLSAQSVVQKLPTVVESHERALQLSKDLRTQPSMDLLYNTGVAYTQVLEDIKNHGDIQLIEVMELGTKAKGLFQNLLDRQVTQLQSFVEELDSMGQTSNLQDPSEFSHDSTIDSQNAVGEDTLQPPHVFETITLCYKLSHAILENTENPTQDIPIFRELVEPFLSTCDHIADNLIGSFSGTKNLQSEFLSSISDQQINEYKISKAYNHSLILNDLSEIISWWESSLSTIADIPEKYLAVSDSLQGFLDRNDISLKTCNESNHQEMIKTFWQALTIMTNNLKKAQELMNGQKQALQKSGGDNLGTLVSQLSNVLIARSDIDIQRCQLNDEQAIKNQSILLQNSKVFLKNASTLAGTSGGLRERAVEKLSRKQRQVESVTRLCLLENKTTVEELDVIIGRSRWVREVASLKKLEYFDSFGVQQIQ
- a CDS encoding uncharacterized protein (EggNog:ENOG503PZ2J); translation: MSAVYFDTLNELSLEIPPDGLGKNVTVEVPVYLLGLVDGPKKSGLLLVTDFLSGKPFVSKQNAISFDMLRSGGPLPDDFIFSIPCTRTCYSSLLKRFKSDQILFSKAQFSAVSFDLTYSPEGKCIGKEMASANNVADVATFKNLAAAKALFERFTKLVNDDIQSRVAARVKALLKNNDAKRRRVDEGIFSSWRQSRVTHGADLAFHQNPVDVETQQFDDFVAPRISDETMMSQPERQVPNTSLLTDTTVNTNGKSVGTELVCTSNSSNSNGTLISQNQPTRPVAVIAESSLSLFKLPESASETNKGHVFEIKGFFRSPLPLDHFVVKPYGRTLKFSGFRLFLFEDLGSSNLDYLELEFPSVEETCRFLGLLEEEDWFLKHASVIRDLQRILDRSGPIAASVTRRSTKLAGGNTERSYWTCCGTLQSLSQGF
- a CDS encoding uncharacterized protein (EggNog:ENOG503P0BV; COG:S), yielding MSAIVDHVRHAISLDERRGKFKQVMFKSYSYLPHLTDVEQGEYSCEGSSETNSLLPKEGRYLSFMRSLFARFFGDSSMKNPKNDHQSQDTKEVVFPGNHGDVGGGWLDPDTDHMLSNIPLRWMLSYAIKYGISFKPEAIEEFNTSFSATSSLLAHDHDMLKLHTSVTPRYIRELPDRPIQGNNGFGTSSAFQMIMWWAVELFPIGIKIEDEWGQWRNWYVPNLGRPRKFPSDIHLHWSVFYRMHFFEDYSPKNLPPDLKTKFLESIKPFEGNIESQQLQELLSDFNVEKIKGTWENKIWHQIPDELCQTLNNNQL
- the RIP1 gene encoding ubiquinol--cytochrome-c reductase catalytic subunit rip1 (EggNog:ENOG503NV7A; COG:C; BUSCO:EOG09264MIL), whose amino-acid sequence is MLSRTFRAGLTVKNSVRSLSSTTKTLSSYDQPDFSSYLHNRSESTNRNFAYFMVGSMGLLSAAGAKSTVETFLSSMAASADVLAMAKVEVKLGAIPEGKNVIVKWQGKPVFIRHRTASEIDEANAVEINGLRDPQADADRVKKPEWLIMLGICTHLGCVPIGESGDFGGWFCPCHGSHYDISGRIRKGPAPLNLEIPEYDFTDEETLLVG
- the HUL4 gene encoding Putative E3 ubiquitin-protein ligase (EggNog:ENOG503NUFY; COG:O), translating into MKDSHVPHTISFRYVKRVAEKCLADAHDNQHKTLHEIFEPLSNYLYTAFQNYGCVNNSFKVKKSSSKIHYSTSNINYEDIQKVFDLLTKLPTKRPLYNALQGCSTLLRRIPVSFGEDARNYCFLLIMFQIPLLSHALTHYESKSNPPCTRMIDSPEIKALCYDVIKRVLGILSNIKSVRVKNYITSWFSRYSSSDFVSKVDLINVYITFHMKKYFYIANNPEHRRKLSIPSPGNNVDEEYFQNSSFKEQIEQMNSGSSPLPTGPLNFGRTKSKKSKDSTTKIRIYQYGNDWHLKTASIVLQSFLEAYNIRADSLHVSIFYNSLVDYVNLKMDFDSWISNKKFKDQKPGDNPELSVVIDYINGNQNSFASSATFFFSKYPFLITLGNKISILEYEAKRIMERKAEEAFINSLDRRVPLDVYFRVRVRRSHFVQDSLNCILANQQNLKKSLKVQFVGEAGIDAGGLRKEWFLLLTKAMLSPETGMLVNVEESNYHWFNLVPINNVDNYYLFGAVLGLAVYNSTILELNFPIAFYKMLLKIPLGFSDFEQLHPDLSRNLFKIKSLSDEELNMLDLSFEISIFDLFHNVVNRELVPDGKNIQVTSKNRDLYIEKYAKFRLTDGVAEQTDSLLKGFCSVTSGNGLSLFSPEEIQLLLCGNEEGKLDLEILRSVTKYLGWKDSEEAQNSQLINWLWEYLNELSYKEQKKFLSFVTGSDRIPATGIQNLNLTIKKAGSESERLPTAHTCFNELEIHRYATKEKLYEKLSMAIQGSSGFGIK